Sequence from the Helicobacter winghamensis ATCC BAA-430 genome:
ATGAAAGATCTTTTTCAAACTCTGGGTCTAAGTATAGAACAAATTATTAATGCCATTAGACAAACAGGAACAAGCGATAAGATTGCTGAACTTATGGTGTTGTTTTCTATCATTATCACCCTAGTCATTATGTATAAAGGCTATGAGGTGTTAATGGGGAAAAGTCAAAGTCCTATTAGAGAGCTTACTTGGGATATAGCAGGAAAGCTTTTAGTTATTACCTTTGCTTTAAATCTTGGAGGTTGGTTAGATTTAGTTATTGGTGCAATGGATGGAATTTATGAGTGGGCTGGTGGGGGAGCACAAATGTATCAAAATCTAGATGAAATGTTTGCAAACACAGCACAACTTACAAACATAATTTGGGCTAAATCAAGTGGTATTGGAGGTGCTATTTTAGCTATTGTAGCAATGCTACTTTGTTATATAGGATTTTGTATTGCTGTTATTCCAACACTCTCTATCTTAATTGTTACAACTTTTACACAAACCCTGCTTGTAATTTCTGCTCCTATAGTATTTTGGCTTTTAATCTTTAAAGCTACTAGAAATGTCTTTACACAATGGATAGGGCTTTTATTATCAAATACTCTTGTGCTTTTACTTGTTGGCTTGTTTTTAAAAACCTTTATGAATCAAATGTCATCTTGGATTAACTATTTTTCACAGGCAACCTACGCAGGAGACGATGTATTAGGAACAAGCATTTTCTATGTCATTGCTTCTTTGATACTAGTTATTATGATTTTTTCTGCAAAAATCTTTGCCGAAAAAGTTGCAAATGTATCAATGGAAGGTGCTATGGGTGCAGCGATGAGTTCTGTTTTAAGTCCTGCTGGTCAATTAGCTATGAAACCTGCAGGTAAAGCTGCTGGAATGGCTATGAATTATGGCAAAGCTGGTGGAAAATTAGCAACTAAAGGTGCTTTGGCTGTGGGTAAGGGTTTAGGTAAGGGTGGTTATAGTTTAGCTAAAAAAATGTATGAAAGGGCTAGAAATGAAGCGTAAATTTCAATTTGTTTTTATTTTGTTTTTTGGTGTTTTGATGTTGAGTGCTTGTAGTGCTAAACATCAGGGTAAATATGATGATTTTTTCAGCGATAAAAAAGGTTGGATACCTGTTAATTCGCAAAATCAAGACTTAAATAAAGGTAATGCAAATGAAAAATGATTTTAATACAGCATTAGATTACGAAGCAAGTTTTAGATATTTGATAGAGCAAAGCAATAAAAGAGCGTGGCTTATCTCTTTTGTTGCAATCTTTATAGCCTCTCTTTCTCTTATTGCTGTTGTGTTATTAACACCTTTAAAAACCATAGAGCCTTATGTAATAAGAGTAGATAACACCACAGGTATGGTAGATATTTTAACTCTGCTTGATGAAAAAGAAATCACGCAAAATGAAGCATTGGATAAATACTTTATCTCTCAATACATTAAAGCTAGAGAGGGTTATTATTACGAGCTTTTAAACCAAGATTATTTGCTCACTCAATTAATGAGTTCAGAAAATGTTGCAAATGAGTATAGGGCTTTGTATGAGGGAGATAATGCAAGAGACCAAGTTTTAAAAAACTCTAATGAAGTAAGCGTGCAAATTTTAAGTGTTGTTTTAGGAGAAAGCAACGGAGTTAAAACTTCAACAATAAGAGCAAACATTACCACAAAAAATCTATCCAGTAGAGGGACATCACAAGCTACAAAAGTCATCACCTTAAGTTATGACTACACGCTAGGAAAAGCTAGTGAAGAAAATAGATTATTAAATCCACTAGGATTTAAAGTTTTAACATACAGAATTGATAATGAGGTAGAAAAATGAAAAAGATAATTTTAGCAAGTTTATTATTAGGTAATTTCGTTTGGGCTTTGAATGTCCCAAAAACTTCTACATTTGATAAAAGAATCGCTTATGCAGTCTATAATGCCGATGATGTTTTTCAAATTAATTCTAAAAATGGCTATGTAAGTGTTTTGGAATTTGGTATTGATGAAAGAATTATCAATACTGCTACAGGATTTGCTGAAGGTTGGGACTTAACTCAAAAAGACAATTTATTATTTATCAAACCTAAAGCTTACAAAACGCAATTAGTTCATCAAGATGAAAATAACACAGCAGAACAACAAAGCTCACAAGAATTTGTTGTAGATCCTAATCCTTATGATTGGAAAACAAATCTAATTGTCATCACAAATTTAAATACCTATGTATTTGATTTAAAATTAGTCGCTAATAATAAAAATACAACTTATAAACTTAGCTTCTCCTATCCTCAAAAAGATTTACAAGCAACCAAAGAATTATTAGAAGCTGTGGAACAAGAAAATATACGCACGGATTTAGATAAAAATACCATTCCTAGAAATTGGGATTTTTATATGAAAGTCAATAAAGGCAGTGAGGATATAAGTCCAAATTTTGCGTATGATGATGGTGTTTTTACCTATTTAGGTTTTGATAATACTAAAACCTTTCCTGCTGTTTTTATGTATGAAAATGGCAAAGAAAGCATTTTAAACACTCATATTAAAAAAGACGGCAACTATGAAGTTTTAGTGATACAAAAAACCACAAAACAAATTTTATTAAGAAGTGGGGATAAGGTCGTAGGAATTTTTAATCGTGGATACGCAAAAAATCCTTTGAGAAAAACAAGAGAAACTTCTAATGAAAATATTCAAAGAGAAATTAATAAAAAATAAGGGGTAAATTATGCAAAATAAAGAGCAAGATAGCTTAGAAAATGACTTTGATAGCCACACAAGCGAATTGAGTGAGCAAAAAAATCATCTCAAAAAGATACAAGCTTATACAATCTTTGCTATTGGCGGTTTATTGCTCATCATTTTAATTGTTTATTTCTTAAAATCATTTTCATCAAATAATCAAAGTGTTGAAGAAACACCAAAGGAAGAAAATAAAGATTTAGCTCAAAGCGTTAAGGCTAAAGAATTTGTTCCACCTCCTCCACAAAAGACATTTGACGAGCTTATCGCTAACACACCACAACAAGAACAGCCTTTAATGCTTGAGCCAAAACCTCCAAAGCCTAGAATTGTAAAAGGTGCAGGAGTTACGGTCATTGCTTCAACTAATAGCGGAGGATTTGAGGGAGGCAATGCTGGCAATAACAGAGAGTTTGGAGAAAAACCAAATACCTTATTTGAATTTGGGCAAAATGGAGCTTTACAAAATTCTAATAATTTGCAAGGTGGAGGAGAATTTACAGGTGAAGTTTTCACTCCTACAATTGCTAAAGTGAGTGAGTTTGACCAAAATCTTCTTTTGTCTAAAGGAACTTATATTGGCTGTGCTTTAAAAACAAGGCTTGTTAGCTCTATTAAAGGAGGAATTGCTTGTATAGTATCTAATGATGTTTATTCTGCAAATGGCAACACACTTTTAATTGAAAAAGGTAGCACTATCACAGGAACATTTAATGCGGGTCAAATGGATGATGGTATGGATAGACTTTTTGTTATTTGGCAAGAAATTAGAACACCTAATAATATTATTATTCCTGTATATTCTGGAGCTACTGATGAGCTAGGTGCTAGTGGAATGCAAGGCTGGGTGGATCATCACTATTTAAAACGATTTGGTTCTGCCATTTTACTTTCAATGATTGATGATGGTATGGCAATACTAGCTGACCAATTAAGCAAAAACAATAAAAATGGCAATAACTACTACAATTATAGTGAGAATACAAGGGAAAATGTCGGTGAAATCGCTAACACTGCTTTAGAAAAAATGATTGATATTAAGCCTACTCTTTATAAAAATCACGGCGATTTAGTTGGCGTTTATGTCAATAGAGATATTGATTTTTCAAAGGTTTATAAACTTACAAGGAAAAAGAATGTCAATCACCTTAGATAAATACACAAATCAATACTTTGGAGAATTCTTAAAAGATGACTCCATTAATGAAATTTGTTACAACGGCGATGATAAAGTATGGCTACAAAATTCTAAAGGATTATGGGAAGCTATACCTAGTAAGCTTGACTTTGAAAAAGCTGGACATTTTGCAACTGCGGCTGCTGCTTTTAAAAAAGACAAAATAGATGTTTCTCGTCCTATTCTTAGTTGTATTTTAGTAGGTGGGGAGCGTATGCAAATCGTTATCCCACCTGCTACTAAAAGTGAACATATTTCAATCACCATTAGAAAACCTAGCAAAACTCGCTTTAAAATGCAAAATCATATTGAAAGCGGACTTTTTGAGGATTTAAATCCTAATGATACAAACACCATCAAGCCTAGCGATGCAGAACTCATTAAGCTTTATAAAGAAAAAGATTATCAAAGTTTCATCTCTAAGGCTGTAAGCTATGGTAAAAACATTATTATTGCTGGGGAAACAGGAAGTGGAAAAACTACTTTTATGAAAACGCTAATTGATTTTATTAGCCTTGATGATAGGATTATTACGATTGAAGATGTGGAAGAAATCAAATTTTACGAACATAAAAACTTCGTGCAATTATTTTATCCAAGTGAAGCAAAAAGCACGGATTTTTTAAATTCTGCAACGCTTTTAAAGTCCTGCTTAAGAATGAAACCTGATAGGATTTTATTAGCAGAGCTTAGAGGTGCTGAAACTTATGATTTTATCAATGTTTTAGCAAGTGGTCACGGAGGGAGTATCACAAGTTGCCACGCAGGAAGCCCTGAAGAAACATTTACACGACTTGCCTTAATGACTTTACAAAACCCACAAGGTCAATGTGTGCCTTTTGAAATTATCCAAAAAACACTGAAAGATTTGATTGATATTGTCGTTCATATCCACGCCCATCACGGAAAAAGGCGTATTAGTGGAATTTATTTTAAAGAGATAGAAAAAGAGGAAAGTAATGAATAAAGAAAAACGAGGCATTTATAATGTAAGTTTTAATGAAAAAAACTCAACTCCTATTAATGCAGAGCTTGAAGCTATTGAAAATGCCATTATAGATTATGTCGTGCATTATGTTAAGGGTTGGCACAATGAAAGAAGAGATAAGGGTAGAGGTGCAGAGCATATTAGACTTCACTTAGAAAAAGGTAGTGAGGGAGAAATTAGCTTAGAAGAATTATTAAATCTTGGCAACTCCATAAGAGAATATTTAAAAATATTTAAAGAACCCTATAAAGATAGTAACGATGCTAGAGTTTATGAATGGGAAAATAATGAAAGTGTGCGTTTTAGAATTGTAACGGACACAAATTATAAACTAATCAAAGGGGAGGGTCACTCGAATACGCCACTATCCCCCTCTGATGAGATAATTATAACCTTTTACTCTGATAGAAATCTTAATAAACAAATGGAATTTAAAAATCCTAAAGTAGCAAAATACTATGCAAATCAAACAAAAAATTTTAAATCAAAATTAACAGAATTTAACACCAAAAATAATGCAAACAAAACTATCAAAAATAAAGACTTGGAGAAATAAATGCAAAACAATAAAAGCCTTCAAATTATTTTTCTTATTCTAGTAGGTTTCATTTTTACCTATTTACTAACTCCTATTGTTTTCTTTGTTTTGAACAAAGTAAAAATAATGAAAGCGATTGAAATCTATAACATTAACTTCACTTTACAGGCAGTCGCTAATCATTATCCAAAAATATGGCTTTCTTTGGGTATCACTTTCGCATTTTGCTTGTTTGCTTTGACTCTTTTGGTGTTTTCCTTAAAAACCAAAAAATCTCAATTTGGCGAAGCTAGATTTGCTAATTTTAATGAAATTAAAAAAATGAATTTATTTGGGGATAAGGGCATTATTATTGGAAAATATAAAGGAAGATTATTAAGATTTGGCGGTCAGCAATTTGTTGCTTTAGGAGCTCCTACAAGAAGTGGTAAGGGTGTGGGTATTGTAATACCAAATTTATTAGAATGGCAAGAAAGTGCTGTGGTGCAAGATATTAAGCAAGAATGCTTTGATTACACTAGCAAATATAGAAAAGAAATCTTAGGACAAGAAGTTTATCTTTTTAATCCATTTTCAAGACAAACACATCGCTACAATCCTTTAACCTACATTGATATGAATGATAAAGAGCATTGCGATAGTCAATTAATGGATTTAGGCAATATCCTTTATCCGCTTGATGGGGATTCTACTTCAAAATTTTTCAATGGATTGGCTCAAAATCTATTCATAGGACTTTGTTATTTATGGCGTGATTTGCAACTTAGTAACAATGGAAAAGATTTTCAAAAAGCTTTTAATGTTGATGTGGGAGAATTTAATTTTTACAATATCTTGCAACTCTCAAAAGGTTTAACTCTTAAAAATGAGGAAAATAATATTAGAGGTTTTGATGATACATACAATTTTTTAGTCTATTGTGAAATTTTAGATGAAGCTACCATAAGACGCTTAGAAACTTATTTTAATATCAGCTCAGACGCAACTAAATCGGGCGTAATGAGTTCTTTTAATGCTCCTCTTGTGCCATTTGAAAGTGAAACTCTAAGATTAAGCACAGAAACAAGTGATTTTGATTTAAGAGATTTACGCAAAAAGAAAATGACAATTTATATAGGAATTACGCCTGATCAATTAGCAAATGCTGGATTTATTTTAAATATATTTTGGTCGCAACTTATTCTACTAAATACTAAAGAATTACCACAAAGCAATAAAGAATTAAAATACACCTGCTTAATGGTTATGGACGAATTTACTGCACCTGGTAGAATTCCTATCTATCAATCTGCTGTAAGCTTTATGGCTGGATATTGGCTACGCTCTTTAATGATTTATCAATCTAACTCGCAACTTGAAACGCAACAGCCTTTAGGTTATGGAAAAGAAGGAGCTAAAACACTTTTAACAAATCACGCTTGTCAAATTTTTTATGCACCAAGAGAGCAAGAAGACGCAGAGGCTATTTCTAGGATTTTAGGAAATACCACTTTTAAAACAAGCTCAAGAAGTATTAATACAAGTGGTAATGGTGGTGGCTCAAGAAGTATTAGTGAAGCAAGTAGAGCTTTAATGTTACCGCAAGAGCTAAGAGAAATGGCTTTTGAAAACGAGTTGATTACTATTGATAGTGGCAAACCTATCTTATGCAATAAAGCATTTTATTATTCAGATTCTTATTTTATGGATAAATTTAAAGCTGTTTCAAAAAGCTTATCAACAATAAGAAAAATTCCAACAAGAGAACAATTAGAAAATGCAATCTTAAAAGGAGAATGCAAAATAAAAATTCAAATCATAGGAGAAAACAATGAAAAAAATGTCGCTTAGTTTAGCTGTAATTGCTTCATTAGTAGTTGGGTGTTCTGCCCCACAACCAAAAAAATTAGATAATGGTTCTATTTTAACTATTAACACTTCCATTTTGGAAAAACAATATAACTTTGTTCCAAAAGATAGCTTTTTAAGCTCACAAAATTGGACTTATCAAATCATCGCTGAAAAGAAATCAGAAAAAGATGACTTTATCAAAAATGAGCTTATAACGAAAACTTTTTTATTAGCTCACAATGCTAGTAGAATGATTTTAGTCGGTAGAGAAGATTTGATACAAGCCTACAAGGAATATTTTATCAAAAATCAAGTCATTATCCCTATTGAATTACAGCCTATCAATCCTTATGAAGAGGATTACAACAAGGTTAGTATTTTATTTTTTAACAAAATTAAAGGAGAGTAAAAAATGAAAAAAGTTCTTTTATCTATTTTAGCTTTTGGTGTTGTATCCTCTAATGCAATAGAATTAGAAATGCTAACAGGAGATACTAGATTAGCGTGCGAGGCAATGCTTTGTCTAGCAAGTCCTACTCAACCAGCAGAATGTAGTGCCTCTTTAGCAAGATATTTTAGCATACATTTTAAAAAGCCGTGGAAAACTATTAATGCTAGAAAAGCTTTTTTAAATCTTTGCCCCATAGGAGATGCAGATAGTGAAATGCTTAAATATAAAAACGAAATTTTAGCGAACCTAGATGGAGCTTGTAGCGTAGAAGCGTTGAATCAGCGTATCGAAAAAACCTTATTGAGAGTTGAACAATTTTGCGAGAGTAGTGGAGCTGGAGATGGCACTTCGTGTAAAAATGTAAATATTTATGGCTTTAGAATCAATCCACAATTAACAAATTCTTGCAGATTGCTATCTTCATCAAAATATACAGATTATCACTTAAAATACACTTGCAACAATAAATTTTACGAACAAGAAGAATGGCAAAGAGGCTATGAATTAAAGGAAATCTCGCAAGAAATTTACAATGCCTTACCTGTATCGCAAAGAGAGCAAGGAGAAAAATTAACAGAAATTAGCAGATATGAATTTATAAAATTGCCTCAAAATCAAAGAAAACAAATTGGGTTTAAATATTACAAAATTAATATTGCTTATTATCAAAAAATGGCTATCAAAAAAGAATGTTGGGTTAATGAGAAATAATGATGAACGAGATTAATTCTAACGAAAATCTTTTTGAAATTGTCAATAATGAGCAAGAAATATCTGCGACTAATTACAATGAGTTATTACAAAAATTTGCCAATATTATGAAAGAAATTAATGCCAAAATTCATATTGGCAAACAAAACTCGCAAAGCAATACGGAAGATGGCATTTTTAAAGATTTAGAAAATAATTATATAGAGCTAAATAATACGCATTTGGCTCTTGTTTCTTATTTTACAAATCCTCCAAACGATGAGGAAAAAGAACTCATCAGCAAAACAGCCTCCATAAGAAAGACTATGGAAGATTTTGCAAAATTTGCTAATGAAATTCAAAAAATATCATTAGATGAAAAATTAGAAAAATATAATGAACAGATTAATCAATTTTGCGAGATAGTGGAATATAAACTTTCTCATAATGCACAAAACTACAATGACTTTCTTGATAGCTTTATCAAAGATGGCAAAGATAAGCTTAATATTTTCTCGCAAATATTTACAAAAATGATAAAGAATACAAAATCATTTCTTATATTTTTTAGCTTTACAACAATTGGACTTGGTATAACGCTTGGTATTCTGCTATTTCTTATTTATACAAAAAATACAGAACTTGAAAATTTACAAAAAAGAGTAAGCGTAATCACTCAAGGCTTGGCAACAATCTCCGTTAATGAAGACGATAAAAGCCTCACCTTGAGCTTTGCAAAAAAACAAAAAACTATTCTTACGGAAAATAAAAATAGTATTCAAATCACACTACAAGGAGGTGAATGAACGGAGGAATTATATATAAAAATTGCAAAAAACAAAAAACAAAAAATTTTTAAGGAGATAAAAATGGCATTTGGAAGATTAGTTAATGATAAGATTGTTATTGATACAAACAATGCTTTAAACTACAAAAACAAGGAGGGTGATATTCAGCAAAGAAAAGTGGATACTGCTTTGATTGATGTGATTAAAGAAGCAGGACAAGTTGCGGCAATGGAACACGGTGCTGTGCTTTTTTCTGCAAAGATTAATAATGAGTGGAAAAACTATTTTGTTAATAGAGATGAAAAAACTCATAATATCGTCTTAAAACCTACTAATTCACAAAATAGAGATGATTTTATCTACATCAACTCTAATGTCAATGAGCAAGGTTATTTTTACTACACCATTAATCAAAAGAGAGAATCCGCAAAAGAATTAATTGAGGGAGTTGGGATTACAGAACACCAAAATCAAGATGGATCTAAAAGTCATTATCTGGAAACTAATGTGAGACTCTACAACGAGGAGCTAAAAAGCGAACTCAAAGAAAAAGGCAAAGAATTTGTAGCTGTAATTTCAAATGCAGGTTTTGAAGTTGTTAATGAAGCTGAAATGAAAGCACAAAAACAAAAGCAACAAATGCAGCAAACCCAAGAGATTAAAGAGCCTGAAAAAAAGCAAGATAAAGGCTTAGAAAGATGATATACACACCCTTATGGGTGTGTATTTATAATAATTATTGTAATATAAAATATATTTATAATTAATAATATATAACATAAATAACTATTATATTCTAATAATTATTTATGTTATCCAGTAATAAAGAAAGGTAAAAAATGAGATTATTTATAGCAGAAAAACCTGAACTTGGTAGAGCCATTGCGGAAGGACTAGAAGGAAGTTATAAAAGTGGCGAAGGCTACATACAAAAAGGAAATGACATTATTACTTGGGCTTTTGGGCATATTTTAGAACTTGCTAAACCTGAAGAATATGATGAAAAATATAAGCTGTGGAAACTTGAGGATTTGCCACTACCCATTAAAGAATTTAAATATTTACCTAAGAAAGATAGCAGAAAACAGCTCAAAATCATCTGCGATTTAATCCATAGCGACAAAATTACTTCTATTGTAAATTGTGGGGATGCAGATGATGAGGGACAAATCTTAGTCGATGAAATTATTCAGTATTCTAAAAGCTCCAAACCTGTCTTTAGAGTTTTAATTAATGACTTAACTCCAAAAGCAGTCAAAGAAGAAATAGCAAAAATTAAATCTAATACAGATTTTAAAGGTATGAGCGAAAGAGGCTTTGCAAGAAGTCAAGCTGATTGGATAGTAGGAATTAATCTTACAAGGGCTTACACCATCATTGCTAGACAAAATAATTTTGAGGGCATCTTAAGTGTAGGAAGAGTGCAAACTCCTATTTTAGGACTTGTAGTTGCTAGAGATAAAGAATTTGAAAGCTTTAAAAGCATCGATTATTATTCCTTACTTGGAAATTTTGAAATTAACAATCATACAATTCAAGCACGATTAAAGACAGAAGAAAAAATTACAGATGAAAATCTAGCTAAAGAAATTAAAAATATGTGCGAAAATCAAAATGCAAAAATAAATGTAAAGATAGAAAATAAAAAAGAATATCCGCCACTACCCTATAATTTACTTATTTTACAGGCAGAGTGTGCAAAATTTTTTGGATTTAGTCCCGATAAAACCCTACAAATCACACAATCCTTAAGAGAAAAACATAAAGCAATTACTTACAATAGGTCAGATTGTCAGTATCTTCCTGAAACAATCTTTGAAGAAGCTCCACAAATTTTAAATTCCATAAAAACAAATTTAAATAATGATGAGATTGAAGCTCTCATCGCTGGTAGTGATACAAAAATAAAAAGCAAAGCTTTTAATGATGAGAACATTTCAGCACATTATGGAATCATTCCTACTCAAAACAAGATTTCATCACAATTAAGCAAAGATGAATCAGTCGTTTATGATTTAATTTCTAAAAGATTTATCATTCAATTTTTTCAGCCTAGAGAATATCAAACCACCACAATTAATTTAGAAATCAATCAAAAAATTTTTACCGCAACACAAAGCAAAACAACAAAAAGCGGTTTTAGAAGTCTATGGAAAAATATTGATACCGATAAAGAAGAGGAGCTTGATAGTGATAAAAACGAATATGATTTATCTAGCTTAAAAGATAATGATAATGCAAAATGTGCTTTGGTGCAGATTGAAAAGAAGCAAACAAAACCTCGCCCTTATTACACTATGACAACATTACTTAAAGATTTAAATAGTGTCGCAAAATATGTAAGCGATGAAAAAATTAAAAAATTACTGATGGAAAAAGATAAAGACAAAAAAGGAGAAAGCGGAGGTATAGGCACACCTGCTACAAGGTCAAATCACATAAAAACCCTTATTGAAAGAGAATATATAGAGGTAAGCAAAGATAAAAAGCAAGTTGTTAAATCTACGCAAAAAGGTAGGGATTTAATCGCACTTTCTCCAAAAGCTCTTACTACACCTGATATGACAGCTTTATGGTTTGAACAACAAAAAATGATAGAGGCACAAGAGCTTACAAGAGGGCAATTTTTAGAGGAAGTAACAAAAGAAGTCATCGGTGAAATTCAAAGAATTAGCAATAACAAAAATTTTAAAATCTTAGAAGATAAAAATCAGCAAAAAATTCAATGTCCGCAATGCGATAAAGGCTATCTAATAAAACGCAAGGGAAAATATGGAGATTTTTGGGGGTGTAGTGAATACAAGGAGGGTTGTAAGGCTATATATCCTGATAATAAAGGCAAACCAAATTTTGAAACAAAACAAAACAATAGCGACACTACATATAAATGTCCGCAATGTGATAAAGGATTCTTGCAGAGAATGAAAAGTAAAAATGGTAAAAGCTGGTGGTGGGGCTGTAATGAATTTAAACAAGGCTGTAAGGCTATGTATTATGATGATAATGGAAAACCTAAAATATAATTTATTATAAATATATTTTATTATATAATATTTACTAATATATATTAATATTATACGAAAATTATTTAATCACAACAAGGATAAACAATGACAAAGCACGAAGATAAATATTATGAAAACATTAACTATAAGATCTGCATAGCAATGCTTGTTTTTATAATTTTTCTTTTTTGTTGCGGACTTTATTATTTAGACGAACAACCTGTTGCAATTTTGCTTCTTTGTATATTGCCTGTGAGTTGTTATATCTATATTGAACTGCTATTTGGTAGATATAGACTTAAATTAAAAAAGCAAAATAAAGATACAAAATACATAGAGCGATTTGCCATAATTGGTAGTGTTGCACTTGTATTTTGTATGTATATCTCAATAATAATTGCTATGGCAAAAAACTGAAAGGAGAAAAATGAAGTTAAAAGACTTTGATTTTACCCCCTCTCTTTTTAAAGATTATTGCGTATTTAATAAAGAGATGTTAAAAGATGAGTATTTAAAAGCTTTTCTTAATAGCATTGATGATGAAAGATATTGTATCTTTTTAAAAAAAGATGATTTTATTAATAGTTTTCATCAATCTTTAACACTGCTCATAAGCTCTTTAGAGCTTGTAGGATTTTTAGAAAAAGTTTTAAAAACAAATCTGCATTTAAATTATAATCTTAGTTTTTATGAGTTTGAAAGCAAAAGGCTAACTAGAAAAACTTATTTTTACACTTTAAAATATAATCCAAGCACAAGAGATATTTTC
This genomic interval carries:
- the virB11 gene encoding P-type DNA transfer ATPase VirB11, whose translation is MSITLDKYTNQYFGEFLKDDSINEICYNGDDKVWLQNSKGLWEAIPSKLDFEKAGHFATAAAAFKKDKIDVSRPILSCILVGGERMQIVIPPATKSEHISITIRKPSKTRFKMQNHIESGLFEDLNPNDTNTIKPSDAELIKLYKEKDYQSFISKAVSYGKNIIIAGETGSGKTTFMKTLIDFISLDDRIITIEDVEEIKFYEHKNFVQLFYPSEAKSTDFLNSATLLKSCLRMKPDRILLAELRGAETYDFINVLASGHGGSITSCHAGSPEETFTRLALMTLQNPQGQCVPFEIIQKTLKDLIDIVVHIHAHHGKRRISGIYFKEIEKEESNE
- the virB9 gene encoding P-type conjugative transfer protein VirB9; protein product: MKKIILASLLLGNFVWALNVPKTSTFDKRIAYAVYNADDVFQINSKNGYVSVLEFGIDERIINTATGFAEGWDLTQKDNLLFIKPKAYKTQLVHQDENNTAEQQSSQEFVVDPNPYDWKTNLIVITNLNTYVFDLKLVANNKNTTYKLSFSYPQKDLQATKELLEAVEQENIRTDLDKNTIPRNWDFYMKVNKGSEDISPNFAYDDGVFTYLGFDNTKTFPAVFMYENGKESILNTHIKKDGNYEVLVIQKTTKQILLRSGDKVVGIFNRGYAKNPLRKTRETSNENIQREINKK
- a CDS encoding type IV secretory system conjugative DNA transfer family protein — protein: MQNNKSLQIIFLILVGFIFTYLLTPIVFFVLNKVKIMKAIEIYNINFTLQAVANHYPKIWLSLGITFAFCLFALTLLVFSLKTKKSQFGEARFANFNEIKKMNLFGDKGIIIGKYKGRLLRFGGQQFVALGAPTRSGKGVGIVIPNLLEWQESAVVQDIKQECFDYTSKYRKEILGQEVYLFNPFSRQTHRYNPLTYIDMNDKEHCDSQLMDLGNILYPLDGDSTSKFFNGLAQNLFIGLCYLWRDLQLSNNGKDFQKAFNVDVGEFNFYNILQLSKGLTLKNEENNIRGFDDTYNFLVYCEILDEATIRRLETYFNISSDATKSGVMSSFNAPLVPFESETLRLSTETSDFDLRDLRKKKMTIYIGITPDQLANAGFILNIFWSQLILLNTKELPQSNKELKYTCLMVMDEFTAPGRIPIYQSAVSFMAGYWLRSLMIYQSNSQLETQQPLGYGKEGAKTLLTNHACQIFYAPREQEDAEAISRILGNTTFKTSSRSINTSGNGGGSRSISEASRALMLPQELREMAFENELITIDSGKPILCNKAFYYSDSYFMDKFKAVSKSLSTIRKIPTREQLENAILKGECKIKIQIIGENNEKNVA
- the virB10 gene encoding type IV secretion system protein VirB10, with the translated sequence MQNKEQDSLENDFDSHTSELSEQKNHLKKIQAYTIFAIGGLLLIILIVYFLKSFSSNNQSVEETPKEENKDLAQSVKAKEFVPPPPQKTFDELIANTPQQEQPLMLEPKPPKPRIVKGAGVTVIASTNSGGFEGGNAGNNREFGEKPNTLFEFGQNGALQNSNNLQGGGEFTGEVFTPTIAKVSEFDQNLLLSKGTYIGCALKTRLVSSIKGGIACIVSNDVYSANGNTLLIEKGSTITGTFNAGQMDDGMDRLFVIWQEIRTPNNIIIPVYSGATDELGASGMQGWVDHHYLKRFGSAILLSMIDDGMAILADQLSKNNKNGNNYYNYSENTRENVGEIANTALEKMIDIKPTLYKNHGDLVGVYVNRDIDFSKVYKLTRKKNVNHLR
- a CDS encoding cag pathogenicity island Cag12 family protein, producing MKKMSLSLAVIASLVVGCSAPQPKKLDNGSILTINTSILEKQYNFVPKDSFLSSQNWTYQIIAEKKSEKDDFIKNELITKTFLLAHNASRMILVGREDLIQAYKEYFIKNQVIIPIELQPINPYEEDYNKVSILFFNKIKGE
- a CDS encoding VirB8 family type IV secretion system protein yields the protein MKNDFNTALDYEASFRYLIEQSNKRAWLISFVAIFIASLSLIAVVLLTPLKTIEPYVIRVDNTTGMVDILTLLDEKEITQNEALDKYFISQYIKAREGYYYELLNQDYLLTQLMSSENVANEYRALYEGDNARDQVLKNSNEVSVQILSVVLGESNGVKTSTIRANITTKNLSSRGTSQATKVITLSYDYTLGKASEENRLLNPLGFKVLTYRIDNEVEK
- a CDS encoding type IV secretion system protein, producing MKDLFQTLGLSIEQIINAIRQTGTSDKIAELMVLFSIIITLVIMYKGYEVLMGKSQSPIRELTWDIAGKLLVITFALNLGGWLDLVIGAMDGIYEWAGGGAQMYQNLDEMFANTAQLTNIIWAKSSGIGGAILAIVAMLLCYIGFCIAVIPTLSILIVTTFTQTLLVISAPIVFWLLIFKATRNVFTQWIGLLLSNTLVLLLVGLFLKTFMNQMSSWINYFSQATYAGDDVLGTSIFYVIASLILVIMIFSAKIFAEKVANVSMEGAMGAAMSSVLSPAGQLAMKPAGKAAGMAMNYGKAGGKLATKGALAVGKGLGKGGYSLAKKMYERARNEA